A window from Balaenoptera musculus isolate JJ_BM4_2016_0621 chromosome 8, mBalMus1.pri.v3, whole genome shotgun sequence encodes these proteins:
- the RTN3 gene encoding reticulon-3 isoform X3, translated as MAEPSAATQSPSVSSSSSVAESSAPGGGGGSPGACPALGAKSCGSSCADSFVSSSQPVSLFSTSQEGLSSLCSDEPPSEIMTSFFCSSSEIYNTDLTILHGETSKVLGSQPILAKERKDCLALLDVKKMEKPQETSKDIADSPVSVAEGVHCNRPSIPDSFPDHPAFLSEEVGQMQQQINKDQESKNPNEVPSRDDRTALDADDKFTLLTAQKPPTEQYKAEGDWAETSLPQENAMPDRLNSTQEISIKGVRGNVQKRDDTLSELPGSPFEKCVSLGSGVATVKVVLPDGHLKGAMNWQTSVLGEVTEAGSSGESDDTVIEDITADTSFESNKIQAEKPVSIPSAVVKTDERAMKEILNCNREDKTSGNFDRSISDSAPRQVQPDVLGRSPAGEAECSQVPNMNVTSEDVKQSDSMSVVAPEKLVAAENPKLPSEASPKVFNDKTEFSRNVTTSAYLESLHEKSVNDTDDSSPEDLIAAFTETREKGIVGKGEGNTFEATSEKTKDFKTTLPVDVLHESESGGSEIENIEGKYSEQSKETDGSELLDVFPTQGTPVASLDLEQEQLTIRALRELSERKVEKSASAQDKVESPEEILKQTLTFAPESWPQRSYDVLEHKDVKTGSDLGISKKPTITKEATRVDTTSSLSKTELVNKDVLARLLTEFSVHDLIFWRDVKKTGFVFGTTLIMLLSLAAFSVISVVSYLILALLSVTISFRVYKSVIQAVQKSEEGHPFKAYLDVDITLSSEAFHNYVNAAMVHINRALKLIIRLFLVEDLVDSLKLAVFMWLMTYVGAVFNGITLLILAELLIFSVPVVYEKYKIQIDHYVGIARDQTKSIVEKIQAKLPGVAKKKAE; from the exons attcctttgtttcttcctctcagCCTGTATCTCTATTTTCGACCTCACAAG AGGGATTGAGCTCTCTTTGCTCTGATGAGCCACCTTCAGAAATTATGACTTCCTTCTTTTGTTCATCTTCTGAAATATATAATACTGACCTTACAATACTACATGGAGAAACAAGCAAAGTGTTAGGCAGCCAGCCTATTttagccaaagaaagaaaagactgctTGGCTCTTCTAGAtgtgaaaaagatggaaaagccTCAGGAGACCAGTAAAGACATAGCAGACTCCCCAGTTTCTGTTGCAGAAGGAGTTCACTGTAACCGTCCTTCCATTCCAGACAGTTTCCCAGATCATCCTGCTTTTCTCTCAGAGGAAGTTGGTCAAATGCAACAGCAGATAAATAAAGATCAAGAGTCCAAGAACCCAAATGAGGTACCAAGTAGGGACGATAGAACTGCCTTGGATGCAGATGACAAATTCACTTTGCTAACAGCCCAGAAGCCACCCACCGAGCAGTATAAAGCAGAAG GTGATTGGGCAGAAACATCTCTCCCACAGGAAAATGCTATGCCAGACCGTCTCAACTCTACACAGGAAATCAGTATCAAAGGTGTGCGAGGCAATGTGCAGAAAAGAGATGACACACTTTCAGAGTTACCTGGATCTCCATTTGAGAAATGTGTCTCTCTTGGTTCTGGAGTGGCCACAGTGAAAGTGGTTTTACCTGATGGCCACCTGAAAGGTGCAATGAACTGGCAGACCTCTGTGTTGGGAGAGGTGACAGAGGCTGGTAGTTCTGGTGAATCTGATGACACGGTGATAGAGGACATCACAGCAGATACTTCATTTGAGAGCAACAAAATTCAGGCTGAAAAACCTGTTTCCATCCCAAGTGCTGTTGTAAAAACAGATGAAAGAGCAATGAAAGAGATTCTTAATTGTAATAGGGAAGACAAAACATCTGGAAACTTTGACAGGTCCATCAGTGACTCTGCGCCACGACAAGTTCAGCCTGATGTTCTTGGAAGGAGTCCAGCTGGTGAGGCAGAATGTTCACAAGTACCTAATATGAATGTCACGTCAGAAGATGTGAAGCAGTCAGATAGTATGAGTGTAGTTGCTCCTGAAAAGCTTGTTGCAGCTGAGAACCCCAAACTTCCTTCAGAAGCATCTCCAAAGGTTTTTAATGATAAGACAGAATTCTCACGAAATGTGACAACCTCTGCCTATTTGGAGTCATTGCATGAAAAAAGTGTTAACGATACAGATGATTCTTCCCCAGAGGACCTGATAGCAGCCTTTACAGAaaccagagagaaaggaatagTAGGTAAAGGTGAAGGAAATACCTTCGAAGCAACATCAGAGAAAACTAAGGACTTTAAAACAACTCTTCCGGTAGATGTTTTACATGAAAGTGAGTCAGGTGGTTCTGAAATTGAAAACATAGAAGGCAAATACAGTGaacaaagcaaagaaacagaTGGGAGTGAGCTTCTGGATGTTTTCCCTACCCAGGGTACCCCAGTGGCATCTCTTGATTTAGAGCAGGAACAGCTCACAATCAGAGCACTGAGAGAACTGAGTGAAAGGAAGGTTGAGAAGTCCGCTTCTGCACAGGATAAAGTAGAATCTCCCGAAGAAATACTCAAGCAGACTTTAACATTTGCTCCAGAATCTTGGCCACAGAGATCCTATGATGTCCTAGAACACAAAGATGTTAAGACTGGATCTGATCTCGGGATTTCCAAGAAGCCCACTATTACCAAAGAAGCTACTAGGGTAGATACCACTTCCAGCCTTAGCAAGACTGAACTGGTAAACAAGGATGTCCTAGCAAGACTTCTGACAGAATTCTCAG TGCACGACTTAATTTTCTGGCGAGATGTGAAGAAGACTGGGTTTGTCTTTGGCACCACACTGATCATGCTGCTCTCCCTGGCAGCTTTCAGTGTCATCAGTGTGGTTTCTTACCTCATCCTGGCTCTTCTGTCTGTCACCATCAGCTTCAGGGTCTACAAGTCTGTCATCCAAGCTGTACAGAAGTCAGAAGAAGGCCATCCGTTCAA AGCCTACCTGGATGTAGACATCACTCTGTCCTCAGAAGCTTTCCATAATTACGTGAACGCTGCCATGGTGCACATCAACAGGGCCCTGAAACTCATTATTCGTCTCTTTCTGGTGGAAGATCTAGTTGACTCCTTGAAG CTGGCTGTCTTCATGTGGCTGATGACCTATGTTGGTGCCGTTTTCAATGGGATCACCCTTCTGATTCTTG CTGAACTGCTCATTTTCAGTGTTCCAGTTGTCTATGAGAAGTACAAG
- the RTN3 gene encoding reticulon-3 isoform X1 gives MAEPSAATQSPSVSSSSSVAESSAPGGGGGSPGACPALGAKSCGSSCADSFVSSSQPVSLFSTSQDSFPDHPAFLSEEVGQMQQQINKDQESKNPNEVPSRDDRTALDADDKFTLLTAQKPPTEQYKAEGICTYSLSPSEVSGGGIMEKDSPESPFEVIIDKAAFDREFKDAYKENINDFGSWAVHTDRESPADISESNDKVFPLRNKETGRSPASALLTRQFSHTTAALEEVSRCVNDMHNFTNEILTWDLVPQVKQQSDKSDYITKAAGPDMGEYISEIPVVSLKSNTHQKIPVCSINGSTTIPKSTGDWAETSLPQENAMPDRLNSTQEISIKGVRGNVQKRDDTLSELPGSPFEKCVSLGSGVATVKVVLPDGHLKGAMNWQTSVLGEVTEAGSSGESDDTVIEDITADTSFESNKIQAEKPVSIPSAVVKTDERAMKEILNCNREDKTSGNFDRSISDSAPRQVQPDVLGRSPAGEAECSQVPNMNVTSEDVKQSDSMSVVAPEKLVAAENPKLPSEASPKVFNDKTEFSRNVTTSAYLESLHEKSVNDTDDSSPEDLIAAFTETREKGIVGKGEGNTFEATSEKTKDFKTTLPVDVLHESESGGSEIENIEGKYSEQSKETDGSELLDVFPTQGTPVASLDLEQEQLTIRALRELSERKVEKSASAQDKVESPEEILKQTLTFAPESWPQRSYDVLEHKDVKTGSDLGISKKPTITKEATRVDTTSSLSKTELVNKDVLARLLTEFSVHDLIFWRDVKKTGFVFGTTLIMLLSLAAFSVISVVSYLILALLSVTISFRVYKSVIQAVQKSEEGHPFKAYLDVDITLSSEAFHNYVNAAMVHINRALKLIIRLFLVEDLVDSLKLAVFMWLMTYVGAVFNGITLLILAELLIFSVPVVYEKYKIQIDHYVGIARDQTKSIVEKIQAKLPGVAKKKAE, from the exons attcctttgtttcttcctctcagCCTGTATCTCTATTTTCGACCTCACAAG ACAGTTTCCCAGATCATCCTGCTTTTCTCTCAGAGGAAGTTGGTCAAATGCAACAGCAGATAAATAAAGATCAAGAGTCCAAGAACCCAAATGAGGTACCAAGTAGGGACGATAGAACTGCCTTGGATGCAGATGACAAATTCACTTTGCTAACAGCCCAGAAGCCACCCACCGAGCAGTATAAAGCAGAAGGTATTTGTACGTATTCCTTGTCCCCCTCTGAAGTTTCAGGAGGTGGTATTATGGAAAAGGATTCCCCTGAATCACcatttgaagtaattattgaCAAAGCAGCATTTGACAGAGAATTTAAAGACGcatataaggaaaacataaatgATTTTGGTAGCTGGGCAGTGCACACTGATAGAGAATCACCTGCAGACATTTCTGAGTCTAATGACAAAGTATTTCCactgagaaataaagaaacaggGCGTTCCCCAGCTTCTGCCTTGCTCACTAGGCAGTTTTCACACACAACTGCAGCATTGGAGGAGGTATCTAGATGTGTAAATGATATGCATAACTTTACTAATGAAATATTGACTTGGGATTTGGTTCCCCAAGTAAAACAGCAGAGTGATAAATCTGACTACATCACAAAAGCTGCAGGACCTGACATGGGtgaatatatttcagaaattCCAGTTGTAAGTCTTAAAAGTAACACTCATCAGAAAATTCCTGTATGTTCTATTAATGGGAGCACTACTATCCCTAAATCAACAGGTGATTGGGCAGAAACATCTCTCCCACAGGAAAATGCTATGCCAGACCGTCTCAACTCTACACAGGAAATCAGTATCAAAGGTGTGCGAGGCAATGTGCAGAAAAGAGATGACACACTTTCAGAGTTACCTGGATCTCCATTTGAGAAATGTGTCTCTCTTGGTTCTGGAGTGGCCACAGTGAAAGTGGTTTTACCTGATGGCCACCTGAAAGGTGCAATGAACTGGCAGACCTCTGTGTTGGGAGAGGTGACAGAGGCTGGTAGTTCTGGTGAATCTGATGACACGGTGATAGAGGACATCACAGCAGATACTTCATTTGAGAGCAACAAAATTCAGGCTGAAAAACCTGTTTCCATCCCAAGTGCTGTTGTAAAAACAGATGAAAGAGCAATGAAAGAGATTCTTAATTGTAATAGGGAAGACAAAACATCTGGAAACTTTGACAGGTCCATCAGTGACTCTGCGCCACGACAAGTTCAGCCTGATGTTCTTGGAAGGAGTCCAGCTGGTGAGGCAGAATGTTCACAAGTACCTAATATGAATGTCACGTCAGAAGATGTGAAGCAGTCAGATAGTATGAGTGTAGTTGCTCCTGAAAAGCTTGTTGCAGCTGAGAACCCCAAACTTCCTTCAGAAGCATCTCCAAAGGTTTTTAATGATAAGACAGAATTCTCACGAAATGTGACAACCTCTGCCTATTTGGAGTCATTGCATGAAAAAAGTGTTAACGATACAGATGATTCTTCCCCAGAGGACCTGATAGCAGCCTTTACAGAaaccagagagaaaggaatagTAGGTAAAGGTGAAGGAAATACCTTCGAAGCAACATCAGAGAAAACTAAGGACTTTAAAACAACTCTTCCGGTAGATGTTTTACATGAAAGTGAGTCAGGTGGTTCTGAAATTGAAAACATAGAAGGCAAATACAGTGaacaaagcaaagaaacagaTGGGAGTGAGCTTCTGGATGTTTTCCCTACCCAGGGTACCCCAGTGGCATCTCTTGATTTAGAGCAGGAACAGCTCACAATCAGAGCACTGAGAGAACTGAGTGAAAGGAAGGTTGAGAAGTCCGCTTCTGCACAGGATAAAGTAGAATCTCCCGAAGAAATACTCAAGCAGACTTTAACATTTGCTCCAGAATCTTGGCCACAGAGATCCTATGATGTCCTAGAACACAAAGATGTTAAGACTGGATCTGATCTCGGGATTTCCAAGAAGCCCACTATTACCAAAGAAGCTACTAGGGTAGATACCACTTCCAGCCTTAGCAAGACTGAACTGGTAAACAAGGATGTCCTAGCAAGACTTCTGACAGAATTCTCAG TGCACGACTTAATTTTCTGGCGAGATGTGAAGAAGACTGGGTTTGTCTTTGGCACCACACTGATCATGCTGCTCTCCCTGGCAGCTTTCAGTGTCATCAGTGTGGTTTCTTACCTCATCCTGGCTCTTCTGTCTGTCACCATCAGCTTCAGGGTCTACAAGTCTGTCATCCAAGCTGTACAGAAGTCAGAAGAAGGCCATCCGTTCAA AGCCTACCTGGATGTAGACATCACTCTGTCCTCAGAAGCTTTCCATAATTACGTGAACGCTGCCATGGTGCACATCAACAGGGCCCTGAAACTCATTATTCGTCTCTTTCTGGTGGAAGATCTAGTTGACTCCTTGAAG CTGGCTGTCTTCATGTGGCTGATGACCTATGTTGGTGCCGTTTTCAATGGGATCACCCTTCTGATTCTTG CTGAACTGCTCATTTTCAGTGTTCCAGTTGTCTATGAGAAGTACAAG
- the RTN3 gene encoding reticulon-3 isoform X2 → MAEPSAATQSPSVSSSSSVAESSAPGGGGGSPGACPALGAKSCGSSCADSFVSSSQPVSLFSTSQEGLSSLCSDEPPSEIMTSFFCSSSEIYNTDLTILHGETSKVLGSQPILAKERKDCLALLDVKKMEKPQETSKDIADSPVSVAEGVHCNRPSIPDSFPDHPAFLSEEVGQMQQQINKDQESKNPNEVPSRDDRTALDADDKFTLLTAQKPPTEQYKAEGICTYSLSPSEVSGGGIMEKDSPESPFEVIIDKAAFDREFKDAYKENINDFGSWAVHTDRESPADISESNDKVFPLRNKETGRSPASALLTRQFSHTTAALEEVSRCVNDMHNFTNEILTWDLVPQVKQQSDKSDYITKAAGPDMGEYISEIPVVSLKSNTHQKIPVCSINGSTTIPKSTGDWAETSLPQENAMPDRLNSTQEISIKGVRGNVQKRDDTLSELPGSPFEKCVSLGSGVATVKVVLPDGHLKGAMNWQTSVLGEVTEAGSSGESDDTVIEDITADTSFESNKIQAEKPVSIPSAVVKTDERAMKEILNCNREDKTSGNFDRSISDSAPRQVQPDVLGRSPAGEAECSQVPNMNVTSEDVKQSDSMSVVAPEKLVAAENPKLPSEASPKVFNDKTEFSRNVTTSAYLESLHEKSVNDTDDSSPEDLIAAFTETREKGIVGKGEGNTFEATSEKTKDFKTTLPVDVLHESESGGSEIENIEGKYSEQSKETDGSELLDVFPTQGTPVASLDLEQEQLTIRALRELSERKVEKSASAQDKVESPEEILKQTLTFAPESWPQRSYDVLEHKDVKTGSDLGISKKPTITKEATRVDTTSSLSKTELVNKDVLARLLTEFSVHDLIFWRDVKKTGFVFGTTLIMLLSLAAFSVISVVSYLILALLSVTISFRVYKSVIQAVQKSEEGHPFKAYLDVDITLSSEAFHNYVNAAMVHINRALKLIIRLFLVEDLVDSLKLAVFMWLMTYVGAVFNGITLLILAELLIFSVPVVYEKYKIQIDHYVGIARDQTKSIVEKIQAKLPGVAKKKAE, encoded by the exons attcctttgtttcttcctctcagCCTGTATCTCTATTTTCGACCTCACAAG AGGGATTGAGCTCTCTTTGCTCTGATGAGCCACCTTCAGAAATTATGACTTCCTTCTTTTGTTCATCTTCTGAAATATATAATACTGACCTTACAATACTACATGGAGAAACAAGCAAAGTGTTAGGCAGCCAGCCTATTttagccaaagaaagaaaagactgctTGGCTCTTCTAGAtgtgaaaaagatggaaaagccTCAGGAGACCAGTAAAGACATAGCAGACTCCCCAGTTTCTGTTGCAGAAGGAGTTCACTGTAACCGTCCTTCCATTCCAGACAGTTTCCCAGATCATCCTGCTTTTCTCTCAGAGGAAGTTGGTCAAATGCAACAGCAGATAAATAAAGATCAAGAGTCCAAGAACCCAAATGAGGTACCAAGTAGGGACGATAGAACTGCCTTGGATGCAGATGACAAATTCACTTTGCTAACAGCCCAGAAGCCACCCACCGAGCAGTATAAAGCAGAAGGTATTTGTACGTATTCCTTGTCCCCCTCTGAAGTTTCAGGAGGTGGTATTATGGAAAAGGATTCCCCTGAATCACcatttgaagtaattattgaCAAAGCAGCATTTGACAGAGAATTTAAAGACGcatataaggaaaacataaatgATTTTGGTAGCTGGGCAGTGCACACTGATAGAGAATCACCTGCAGACATTTCTGAGTCTAATGACAAAGTATTTCCactgagaaataaagaaacaggGCGTTCCCCAGCTTCTGCCTTGCTCACTAGGCAGTTTTCACACACAACTGCAGCATTGGAGGAGGTATCTAGATGTGTAAATGATATGCATAACTTTACTAATGAAATATTGACTTGGGATTTGGTTCCCCAAGTAAAACAGCAGAGTGATAAATCTGACTACATCACAAAAGCTGCAGGACCTGACATGGGtgaatatatttcagaaattCCAGTTGTAAGTCTTAAAAGTAACACTCATCAGAAAATTCCTGTATGTTCTATTAATGGGAGCACTACTATCCCTAAATCAACAGGTGATTGGGCAGAAACATCTCTCCCACAGGAAAATGCTATGCCAGACCGTCTCAACTCTACACAGGAAATCAGTATCAAAGGTGTGCGAGGCAATGTGCAGAAAAGAGATGACACACTTTCAGAGTTACCTGGATCTCCATTTGAGAAATGTGTCTCTCTTGGTTCTGGAGTGGCCACAGTGAAAGTGGTTTTACCTGATGGCCACCTGAAAGGTGCAATGAACTGGCAGACCTCTGTGTTGGGAGAGGTGACAGAGGCTGGTAGTTCTGGTGAATCTGATGACACGGTGATAGAGGACATCACAGCAGATACTTCATTTGAGAGCAACAAAATTCAGGCTGAAAAACCTGTTTCCATCCCAAGTGCTGTTGTAAAAACAGATGAAAGAGCAATGAAAGAGATTCTTAATTGTAATAGGGAAGACAAAACATCTGGAAACTTTGACAGGTCCATCAGTGACTCTGCGCCACGACAAGTTCAGCCTGATGTTCTTGGAAGGAGTCCAGCTGGTGAGGCAGAATGTTCACAAGTACCTAATATGAATGTCACGTCAGAAGATGTGAAGCAGTCAGATAGTATGAGTGTAGTTGCTCCTGAAAAGCTTGTTGCAGCTGAGAACCCCAAACTTCCTTCAGAAGCATCTCCAAAGGTTTTTAATGATAAGACAGAATTCTCACGAAATGTGACAACCTCTGCCTATTTGGAGTCATTGCATGAAAAAAGTGTTAACGATACAGATGATTCTTCCCCAGAGGACCTGATAGCAGCCTTTACAGAaaccagagagaaaggaatagTAGGTAAAGGTGAAGGAAATACCTTCGAAGCAACATCAGAGAAAACTAAGGACTTTAAAACAACTCTTCCGGTAGATGTTTTACATGAAAGTGAGTCAGGTGGTTCTGAAATTGAAAACATAGAAGGCAAATACAGTGaacaaagcaaagaaacagaTGGGAGTGAGCTTCTGGATGTTTTCCCTACCCAGGGTACCCCAGTGGCATCTCTTGATTTAGAGCAGGAACAGCTCACAATCAGAGCACTGAGAGAACTGAGTGAAAGGAAGGTTGAGAAGTCCGCTTCTGCACAGGATAAAGTAGAATCTCCCGAAGAAATACTCAAGCAGACTTTAACATTTGCTCCAGAATCTTGGCCACAGAGATCCTATGATGTCCTAGAACACAAAGATGTTAAGACTGGATCTGATCTCGGGATTTCCAAGAAGCCCACTATTACCAAAGAAGCTACTAGGGTAGATACCACTTCCAGCCTTAGCAAGACTGAACTGGTAAACAAGGATGTCCTAGCAAGACTTCTGACAGAATTCTCAG TGCACGACTTAATTTTCTGGCGAGATGTGAAGAAGACTGGGTTTGTCTTTGGCACCACACTGATCATGCTGCTCTCCCTGGCAGCTTTCAGTGTCATCAGTGTGGTTTCTTACCTCATCCTGGCTCTTCTGTCTGTCACCATCAGCTTCAGGGTCTACAAGTCTGTCATCCAAGCTGTACAGAAGTCAGAAGAAGGCCATCCGTTCAA AGCCTACCTGGATGTAGACATCACTCTGTCCTCAGAAGCTTTCCATAATTACGTGAACGCTGCCATGGTGCACATCAACAGGGCCCTGAAACTCATTATTCGTCTCTTTCTGGTGGAAGATCTAGTTGACTCCTTGAAG CTGGCTGTCTTCATGTGGCTGATGACCTATGTTGGTGCCGTTTTCAATGGGATCACCCTTCTGATTCTTG CTGAACTGCTCATTTTCAGTGTTCCAGTTGTCTATGAGAAGTACAAG